The proteins below are encoded in one region of Labeo rohita strain BAU-BD-2019 chromosome 15, IGBB_LRoh.1.0, whole genome shotgun sequence:
- the cluha gene encoding clustered mitochondria protein homolog isoform X3 → MNGDAGHDQAEEADSKQDGSADADPAEDANEQEVIVIQDTGFTVKIQAPGTEPFDLQVSPQEMVQEIHQVLMDREDTCHRTCFSLQLDGNVLDNFAELKSIEGLQEGSLLKVVEEPYTVREARIHVRHIRDLLKSLDPSDAYNGVDCNSLSFLSVFTDGDLGDTGKRKKKGNELEQIDCTPPEHILPGSKERPLVPLQPQNKDWKPMQCLKVLTMSGWNPPPGNRKMHGDLMYLYIVTVEDRHVSITASTRGFYLNQSTTYNFNPKPANPSFLSHSLVELLSQISAAFKKNFTALQKKRVQRHPFERIATPFQVYSWTAPQIDHAMDCVRAEDAYTSRLGYEEHIPGQTRDWNEELQTTRELSRKNLPERLLRERAIFKVHSDFAAAATRGAMAVIDGNVMAINPGEETRMQMFIWNNIFFSLGFDVRDHYRELGGDAAAHAAPTNDLNGVRAYSAVDVEGLYTLGTVVVDYRGYRVTAQSIIPGILEREQEQSVIYGSIDFGKTVVSHPKYLELLEKTSRPLKVQRHAVLNEKDNAVELCSSVECKGIIGNDGRHYILDLLRTFPPDLNFLPVEGEEIAPESQKLGYPRQHRHRLACLRQELIEAFVEHRYLLFMKMAALQLMQQKANKDKNAALHDTSTADAESESKPPALEASEKVSDGTPTSPTSSESTLTPDDTETTTASENSAPEKQEAPADPKSEVPTANTNGTHEPSAAEKQNGGCDSPLEGKEADENIPGLAQAKELAESLAAEDGSGIDPKSREVVLNACKAVGSISNTSFDIRFNPDIFSPGVRFPDDSTDDIQKQKQLLKDAAVFLVSCQIPSFVKDCLDHSSLPMDGATMTEALHQRGINVRYLGTVLEFVDNMPAKAQLEHIYRIGISELITRCAKHIFKTYLQGVELSALSAAVSHFLNCLLSSFPDAVAHLPADELVSRRKNRKRRNRVPGGGDNTAWASLTPSELWKNITSEAQSYYHFNLQCESVDQAVEKYGLQKITLLREISIKTGIQILIKEYNFDSRHKPAFTEEDILNIFPVVKHVNPKASDAFHFFQSGQAKVQQGFLKEGCELINEALNLFNNVYGAMHVEICACLRLLARLNYIMGDHPEALSNQQKAVLMSERVLGIEHPNTIQEYMHLALYCFANGQLSTALKLLYRARYLMLVVGGEDHPEMALLDSNIGLVLHGVMEYDLSLRFLENALAINSKYHGPRSLKVALSHHLVARVYESKAEFRSALQHEKEGYTIYKNQVGEAHEKTKESSEYLKYLTQQAVALQRTMNEIYKNGSNASIMPLKFTAPSMASVLEQLNIINGIIFIPLSQKDLENLKAEVQRRQLMQDSGKIEEQQGGQLELDDKLPVDD, encoded by the exons ATGAACGGAGACGCCGGTCACGATCAGGCCGAGGAGGCTGACTCGAAGCAGGACGGCAGTGCCGATGCAGACCCTGCAGAGGACGCCAACGAACAGGAAGTGATTGTAATTCAAGACACTGGTTTCACTGTGAAGATCCAAGCACCAGGAACTGAACCCTTTGACCTTCAG GTGTCACCACAAGAGATGGTGCAAGAGATCCACCAAGTTCTAATGGACCGTGAGGACACCTGCCACCGCACCTGCTTCTCCTTGCAACTCGACGGCAACGTACTCGACAACTTTGCTGAGCTCAAATCCATTGAAGGCCTGCAGGAAGGCTCCCTTCTCAAAGTGGTCGAAG AGCCCTACACAGTGCGTGAAGCTCGCATACACGTCCGTCACATCAGAGACCTTCTGAAGAGCCTAGATCCATCAGACGCTTATAATGGAGTCGACTGCAACTCCCTCTCGTTCCTCAGTGTCTTCACAGATGGAGACCTTGGAG ATACTGGGAAACGCAAAAAGAAGGGCAATGAGCTTGAGCAGATTGATTGCACACCTCCTGAACACATTCTGCCAGGCAGCAAAGAGCGTCCTTTGGTTCCCCTTCAGCCACAGAATAAAGACTGGAAG CCTATGCAGTGTCTGAAGGTCTTGACCATGAGTGGCTGGAACCCACCGCCTGGCAACAGAAAGATGCATGGTGACCTCATGTATCTCTACATTGTGACTGTTGAGGACAGACACGTCAGCATCACTGCCTCCACCCGCGGATTCTACCTCAATCA GTCCACTACTTATAACTTCAACCCCAAGCCAGCCAACCCCAGCTTCCTCAGCCACTCTCTGGTGGAACTGCTGAGCCAGATTAGTGCCGCCTTTAAGAAGAACTTCACCGCTCTGCAAAAAAAGAG GGTTCAAAGACATCCGTTTGAGAGAATAGCCACTCCCTTCCAAGTGTACAGCTGGACTGCACCACAGATTGATCATGCCATGGACTGTGTGAGAGCAGAGGATGCCTACACCTCCCGTCTGGGTTACGAGGAGCACATACCTGGCCAA ACTAGAGACTGGAACGAGGAGCTCCAGACAACCAGAGAACTTTCTCGTAAGAACCTTCCTGAGCGCCTGCTGAGAGAACGAGCCATATTCAAG GTTCATAGCGACTTTGCCGCTGCGGCAACACGTGGCGCGATGGCTGTGATCGATGGTAATGTAATGGCCATCAACCCTGGAGAAGAGACACGAATGCAGATGTTCATCTGGAACAACATCTTCTTCAGCTTGGGTTTTGATGTACGTGACCACTATAGGGAGCTGGGCGGAGACGCTGCCGCCCATGCTGCCCCCACCAACGACCTGAACGGGGTGAGGGCGTACAGTGCTGTGGATGTGGAGGGGCTCTACACCCTGGGCACGGTGGTTGTGGACTACAGAGGTTACCGTGTAACTGCACAGTCCATCATTCCTGGCATCTTGGAGCGTGAACAGGAGCAGAGCGTCATCTACGGTTCCATTGATTTCGGCAAGACCGTAGTGTCCCACCCTAAGTATCTGGAGCTTCTGGAGAAGACCAGCCGCCCGCTGAAGGTGCAGCGTCACGCTGTGCTCAATGAGAAAGACAACGCTGTAGAGCTTTGCTCCTCTGTGGAGTGTAAGGGTATCATTGGCAACGATGGCCGCCATTACATCCTCGACCTTTTGCGTACCTTCCCTCCTGACCTCAACTTTCTGCCGGTGGAGGGCGAAGAGATTGCCCCTGAGAGCCAGAAGCTGGGTTACCCCCGCCAGCATCGCCATCGCCTGGCGTGTTTGCGACAGGAGCTCATCGAGGCCTTTGTAGAGCACAG ATATCTCCTCTTCATGAAGATGGCAGCACTCCAGCTAATGCAGCAGAAAGCAAACAAAGACAAGAACGCAGCCCTGCATGACACGAGCACTGCAGATGCCGAGTCTGAAAGCAAACCTCCGGCTCTCGAAGCATCCGAGAAGGTTTCCGACGGCACGCCAACCTCCCCAACTTCCTCCGAATCCACTCTGACCCCTGATGACACTGAGACAACGACTGCATCTGAAAACTCTGCTCCCGAAAAGCAGGAAGCCCCGGCAGATCCGAAATCAGAGGTTCCTACGGCAAACACCAATGGTACTCATGAGCCTTCAGCTGCAGAGAAGCAGAATGGAGGGTGTGATAGTCCCTTGGAGGGTAAGGAAGCTGATGAAAATATTCCAGGACTTGCCCAAGCTAAAGAGCTGGCTGAGTCCTTAGCAGCAGAAGATGGATCCGGTATTG ACCCCAAAAGTCGAGAGGTGGTCCTCAACGCCTGTAAAGCCGTGGGCTCCATCAGCAACACGTCTTTCGACATTCGCTTCAACCCGGATATCTTCTCTCCAG GCGTACGCTTCCCAGATGACAGCACCGACGACATCCAGAAACAGAAGCAGCTTCTCAAAGACGCTGCAGTCTTCTTAGTGTCCTGCCAGATCCCCTCTTTT GTAAAAGACTGTTTAGATCACAGCTCTTTGCCTATGGATGGAGCAACGATGACAGAAGCCCTTCATCAGCGTGGCATTAATGTACGTTATCTTGGTACTGTGCTGGAGTTTGTGGACAACATGCCTGCAAAAGCACAACTTGAACACATCTAT AGAATAGGAATCAGTGAGCTGATCACCAGATGTGCAAAACATATCTTCAAAACATATCTTCAG GGTGTGGAGCTCTCAGCTTTATCCGCTGCAGTGAGCCACTTCCTGAACTGCCTCTTGAGCTCTTTCCCAGACGCCGTGGCTCATCTCCCTGCGGATGAGCTGGTGTCCCGCAGAAAGAACCGTAAGAGACGTAACCGGGTCCCTGGTGGTGGAGACAACACAGCATGGGCCAGTTTGACACCAAGTGAGCTGTGGAAGAACATCACCTCTGAGGCCCAGAGCTACTATCACTTCAATCTACAGTG TGAAAGTGTGGACCAAGCAGTGGAGAAGTATGGCTTGCAGAAGATCACCCTGTTGAGGGAGATATCAATCAAGACAGGCATTCAG ATCTTGATAAAGGAGTACAACTTTGATAGCCGCCACAAGCCGGCCTTCACCGAAGAGGACATCCTGAACATCTTCCCTGTTGTGAAGCACGTCAACCCCAAAGCCTCTGATGCCTTCCATTTCTTCCAAAGCGGGCAGGCCAAGGTTCAGCAAG GCTTTCTAAAGGAGGGCTGTGAGCTCATCAATGAGGCCTTGAACCTCTTCAATAATGTGTATGGAGCCATGCACGTGGAGATCTGTGCCTGTCTGCGCCTTCTGGCCCGACTCAACTACATCATGGGTGATCATCCTGAG GCTCTGAGTAATCAGCAGAAGGCTGTCCTGATGAGTGAGAGAGTGCTGGGTATTGAACACCCCAACACTATTCAAGAATAT ATGCACTTAGCTCTGTACTGCTTCGCCAATGGCCAGCTGTCCACTGCCCTGAAGCTGCTGTACCGTGCTCGCTACCTCATGCTCGTGGTGGGTGGGGAAGACCATCCTGAAATGGCTCTGCTCGAT AGCAATATTGGTCTAGTGCTTCATGGTGTGATGGAGTATGACCTGTCCCTGCGTTTCCTGGAGAACGCCCTGGCCATCAATTCCAAATACCATGGGCCACGATCCTTGAAAGTAGCTCTCAG TCATCACCTGGTGGCCAGAGTATATGAAAGCAAGGCCGAGTTCCGCTCTGCACTGCAGCATGAGAAGGAAGGTTATACCATATACAAGAACCAG GTTGGTGAAGCTCATGAGAAGACGAAGGAGAGTTCAGAGTACCTGAAGTACCTCACGCAGCAGGCTGTGGCTCTACAGAGAACCATGAATGAGATCTACAAGAACGGATCCAATGCCAGTATAATGCCTCTCAAG TTTACGGCACCAAGCATGGCCAGTGTTCTGGAACAGCTTAATATCATCAATGGCATCATCTTTATTCCTCTCAG TCAAAAGGACCTGGAGAACCTTAAAGCTGAGGTCCAGAGACGGCAGCTGATGCAGGATTCTGGGAAAATTGAGGAACAGCAGGGTGGTCAGTTAGAGCTGGACGACAAGCTGCCTGTGGATGATTAA